In the genome of Pseudomonas sp. P5_109, one region contains:
- a CDS encoding DUF2834 domain-containing protein translates to MNAIALPLIALIAFAGYTVSVMLQAEQSLIEFGISLMSRPDTAQVVIDLYLLATLAGIWMYRDARKRGQSALSVVPYLLITAVFVSIGPLLYLVVRGLQNRKKLLNVGQVG, encoded by the coding sequence ATGAATGCCATTGCCTTGCCCCTGATCGCCCTGATCGCCTTTGCCGGCTATACCGTTTCGGTGATGCTCCAGGCCGAGCAATCGCTGATCGAGTTCGGCATCAGCCTGATGTCACGACCTGATACCGCGCAAGTTGTGATCGATCTTTACCTGCTGGCGACACTGGCGGGCATCTGGATGTACCGGGATGCACGAAAGCGCGGGCAATCGGCGCTTTCGGTGGTGCCTTATCTATTGATTACCGCGGTGTTTGTGTCGATTGGGCCATTGTTGTATCTGGTGGTGCGAGGGCTGCAGAATCGGAAAAAATTGCTGAATGTCGGGCAAGTGGGCTGA